In the Treponema maltophilum ATCC 51939 genome, AATAAATCGACGAAGACCGAATCCTTATAGCGGCGATTGTGTTTTTTCATACTGTACCCCCGCCCCTTATTATAGGCGCAGGCGATATAAAAATAGCGGCTACCGCACGTAAAGTTGTTTTTCGCATAAAACCGATATATACTGTTCCTGAAGCCGTTACGGAGGTCGATATGAATTATACTTGGAAAGTATTTTTAAGAGCGTACAGGCTGAACGGTGCTTCCGACGGGGAATGCATTGCCGAAATCAAAGCGCCGGAAACGACAAAGCATAACGAGGACATCGCGGAACGTATTGCACGCGAACGCAGCGGGGGATCGGCGTCGCCCATGTTGTCATAGGCTCTCTCCCAATCTCCTCCGGTATACGCAAGGTGTCCTCCTAATAAATCATGACAAGATTAAAACGGCGGGTTATCGAAAAAACGATGTACCAGTTCAGGACTATTCGCTATTTGTTCTCCGCTCAGATTCTCTCGTGCCATCTCTTCAACATATTTGAAATAGCCGTATGAAAAATCGCCTTCTTTTAAAGGATTATAAGAAACAAGCGAACGTGCCATCCGAACAGGTTTCTGTTTAAGTGTTTTTTTACTCAACTGCTTTTTTATGTTTTCCGGGATTGCCGCCAGTGCCATAGGTGTCTTTGTATATCCTATCGGATCAATACCTTCAACTTTAATTAACTGTGACTCTGTCGGTTCGCAAAATTTGTAAATACTTTCTTTTTCCCAATATAGATTTCCAATAATTTTAACATTTAATATACCGTTATTAATGAACCAAATACCTATAAGTGCACCCATATATTTTTTTTTGCCATGAGGATAGTATACCTCACGCAACATGTAAAAAAGCTTATTCGGGAAAAACCAATATGTTGCAGCACTGGGCTGTTCTAGTCCGGTCCAACGTCCTAACACTCTCGATTCTTCGTTAGATAAATTATATTTTGCTTTTAATTCCGGAAACTCATCCCAAAAATACGTCCCTAGCGGATTCAGAACGTCCGTAAATTTCTGCAGCTGCTCATACGTATATGTCTTTTCTGCAACCCGCTCTTCTTCCGCTTGCTTTTTATCGTCAATAACTACATACGCCACCATAATCAAAAATAATCCGATGCATGCGGCCAAGAGAATCAACAGAACCTGTACTGCTTTCTTTACTATTTTTTTTATCATACCGATTACATTCAGCCGAAGAGGCGGCGGGCGTTGAGCAGAACGGTTCGGGCGAGGTCTTCGGCGCTCACGGAGCGGAGCGGAGCGACAAAGCGGTAGGTGTGTTCAATAAGAAGGGGCGTATTCGGTTTGCCGCGGAAGGGAACGGGCGCAAGGTAGGGAGCGTCGGTTTCCAAAAGCAGGCGATCGGAAGGGATAAAACGCACTAAGAGTTCGGTTTCGTGTATCTGCGTTTTTTTGGCGTAGGTAACCGAGCCTGCAAGCGAAATGTACCAGCCCGCGTCCAAAAAAGCGCGCGCTTCTTCAATACCGTACGAATAGCAGTGAATGACGCCCGTAGAGTCGGGATTGTCGCGCAGCGCGGCGATGGTCGGTTCAAAGGCGTCGCGCGAATGCACGACGACGGGAAAATCTTTTTCCCGCGCAAGCTCAAGCTGCATGTCGAACAGTTCGCGCTCTCCTTCTTCGTCGACTTCATCGTCGGGCAGGCGGTGGCGGTCAAAGCCGCATTCGCCGATTGCGCACAGTCGGCCGTCATCGCAATCTGCAAGGTGCGAACGCAGCGTTTCGACCTGTTCCGCACGGTTTTCGACCGCTTGAGAGTCGGGCCATATGCCTGCGGCAAAACGGAACAAAGAACGCGATTGGGCGCAGGTGCACCGCTCGTCGACAAAACCTATGCGGCGCGATACATCGTCCGCTTCGACGCCGGCGTCGAGCACAAAGGGCATACCCTTGAGGGCAATACCGCGCACAACCGCCGCAGGATCGATGCCGCGCTTTTCAAGATAGCTCAGATGACAGTGCGTATCGCTGAACATTATACCTCGAGCTTCTTATCGGGCCGTTTTAACCGTTTCGTACGGCCAATCCGTGATGCCGCCGAAGTTGTAAATTGCGGTATAGCCGAGGTTTGCAAGCTTTTGCGATGCGGCGCGGCTTCGCGCTCCCGAACGGCAGTACACCAAGATTTCGGCATTTAAATCGGGAAGAGCTGCGGGACGTTCGGAGCCGATCGTTTCGTTCGGAATAAGAACGGCGTTCGGAATATGGTCTTCGTCGTATTCGCTTTTCGTGCGCACGTCGACAATGACGACCGGCCGGCCGCTGTCCATGCGCTTTTTTGCTTCCTGAGCGCTGATGGTATAAAAAGTATTTTTAGTTTGCATAACAGTTCCTTTTGCTCCTGCGGCAAATGCGCAGGCGGCTGAGAAGAGTAAAAGAAGGGGCAGTATTTTAAGCGCAATTTCAAAACGTTTCATACAGACTGTTTCTCCGTTTTTTTATTCAGTTTTTCGAGCAGAGCCGCCCCTTCCATGTACATGCGGGGAATATGAAAGGGGCCCTTATACATATTGCCCTTAAGCGGCGTTGCAAGCGTGCCGTCGCGGTGAAAATAGCCGTAGCATTCGCCGTATTTTGCGTCGGGGAAGCGCTCGTGAAAATAGTTGTGGGCGCATACAAAGCGGTCTTTATATTTTTTGCGGCCGGTTATTGTATATGCGTACAGCGAGGCGATAACCGCTTCGTTTTGCGGCCACCAGAATTTCATATCCTGCCAGTATTCGCTGAGGCTTTTGTTGTCGATGTCGCGGAAGTAGATAATGCCGCCGTATTTTTTATCCCAGCCGCGCTCCCACATCCAGTCGAACATATCGACGCCCAGTTTTTGCAGTTCCGTGTCGCCGCGTTCGAGTCCTTCTTTCATCATAAACCACGCGCCTTCTATCGCATGGCCCGGATTTAAAAGACGCCCTTCAAAATGATCGCGCTGAACGGAACCGTCGCTCGCGCACTGTTCGAGTACGGCCTTTAAGTCGGGACGGATAAAATAGGTTTTAATTTCGTTCAACAGCGCGTCCATGTATTCGGTACAAAAGGCTTCCCCGTCCATATTGAAGTGCCGAACGGCGGCGCGCAATTCGGCGGCGGTGTTCAATAAAATCATCGGAACCCCGAAGCCGCGCGAACGTGCATTCGTTTGATCGAATTTGGGAATAAGTAAGCCCGGCTGCGTGCGGATACGCTCGATTTTTTTCAACAAGTCGAAGGCTTTTTGCACGTATTCTTTTTTACCGGATGCCCGTCCGTATGAGGCAAAGCCGATGACGGCGAATGCTTCACTGAAAAAATAGCGCAGACGTTTGATAACGGGCTTTCCGTCCTTTGTAAGGCGAAAATACATTCTGCCGTCGGATCCGTCGGTACAGTATTTTTCGATAAAATCGGCAAGCGAACGGCAGGCGTCCAAATATTCCGGATGTTTTTCGCCGTATGAACTTGTCGCCATATAGGCTTGCGCGAATGTCCACAACGCGCGCCCTTGAAACCACACCGATTTATCGGTTTCCAAAATGTTTCCGTCCCGGTCCAAACCGGTGTATATGCCGCCGTGAACCGGATCCATACCGTATTTGAGCCAAAACGGCAACACGGAATCGGTAAGGCTTCGGCGGTACAGCGGAATAAGTTTTTTGGGATTGAATTCTTCTATCGTGTTACGCATATCGGCTTTTACGGTATAACAAGGACTCGGCTTTGTCAAGATAGGGATTCGACAGGCGGGGATTCGACATTATGGATGAAACTTGTAATTATCGAAACCAATTAATTAATCGCTTCCACCTCTTCTTTGGAAAGGCCGGTCATTTCACAAATTTCAGTAATCGAGTAATTATGAGCACGCATCAATTTTGCCGTTTCAAGTTTTGTTTGGTATGCGCCGTCGGCAAAGCCTTGTTGGATTCCTTGTGCAATGCCTTCGTTTCGGCCCTCTTCCCGCGCGTCCATTTCGAACCCCGACATAAAGCGGTATTCTTGCCGTGCCTGTTCGTTGTGTTTTACTGCCTGTATCATCGTTTCTATCCTCCCTGTGTATTCGGTATTCACCGTTCCCTTCTTGACATACTCCAAAAAACCTTTCAGTTCCGCGTCTTCGGCTTTTCTAAAGGCTTGTGCATTTATTATAACCTTTTTTGTCCCGTCGCGTAAGGGTGTTTGCCGGTCTTCAAGGCAAATATTTTCAAATGTGTAAAGGGGCTTGTCGTTCCCGATAGCATCGAATAAGCACATAAAGATGATATAACTGTCGTTTAATGCTTTGTAGTGGGCACCCTTGTCTAAGAATGCGATGTCAATTGTCGCCTGATAATACCTCATGCGTTTCGGAAGATTATACTCATTGCTTACTTGCATTTCTATATCGTAAGATTTACCGGCTTCGTCTTTGACCAGAATATCCAAACGTACCGATTTTGCTTCAATGCCGGTTGTCACGCTGTTTTGCGGCGACAGGTAGACAATTTTCCCGATTTTATCTGACAAGATCATTTCGAGAAATTGCTTGCAAATACTTTCATCCTGCATAATTTTACAAAACATAAAGTCATCGGCAATGGTTAAGTCGTCAAAGTGTTTTCTCATATGCACCTCCACCCTTATTATAGGTGCCGACTGATGAAAAAACAGAAAATAAGATTATATTACACGTACCGTAGAACTTGTAAAGATATCCACCCGCACACAAAAAGACCGCCTTCAGAGCCGGAGCTTTGTCCGGCTTGGGACAGTCAGACTAATTTAATTCCCGGTACGGATGCCCGGAACGCTGTAAGTCTTGCGAGTTTGCGGAGCAAACTCGGATTGAAAAGTGCACTCAGGAGGTGCTCTTTTCAACCCGTAGCAGCCGAACCTTATCGTATGCCGTGTTCAAACCATTATTACCGTGGGGTAACGCAAATGCCGCGAGCTTTCCCCTTGTCTGTGCTGAGTTTGTGCTCGATAACGGTGCCGTCTGCGGTAATATGCCACCACACGGGTTTTTCGTCGCCGTCGAATACTGTGCCTGCCGCAAAAAGATCGTTCCCTGCAGCACAGAGTGCGAACACTTCACTCGTATCGGCGGAAAGTTCTTTATGCAGAAAGGCGTTTGTCCCTTCAATCTTCCATACGGCGGCTTTGCCGGCCGTCGTTATTCCCGCAGCATAGACTGTACCTTCCGAAGCGCACAATTTATAGCCCTCTTTGAAGCCCGGCACGGTAATGGGGGTAAAGGTTGCACCGTCTACTTTCCAAAGATTTCCCCCTGCAACATAGACCGAAGTACCCGCCGTACACACACCGTAAGAAGCGTCGGCTCCTTCAAGTCCCAATTCCGTTTCGCTTACCGTGCCCGTATCGGGCTTTGTCCACAAACAAACGGTATCGTTGCTGCCTATCCGTTTAATACCTGCTACGTACAATTCTCCTGTACCGGGGCACAGAGACAGGGCGACCGCATAGGTTATTGTGGAATTCATTTCGCACAAAAAGATTTGGACGGGATTTGCAGGATCGCTGATGTCGGTAAGGCTTGCACCTTTATTGTTGTAATCCTTATATGTGTAGCCGACGGCAAAAAGCTTTCCGTTATGAGAGGCAATATCAAACGCATCGCTGTCACGGATTGCACTGATCCAGTACAAGGTGCCGTCTTTTTTCCATGCGAGCGGACGGGGTGCACCATTGGCAAATTCGTAGCCTGCAACGTACACGTCTTTTCCTTGCGCGCATATTGCCTCCGGATAGACTGTATTGGGCGCAGCTTCGTATGCGTTCAGTTGAGTGCGCATGCCGTTTTTCCACACATAGGCTTCGTCATTGCTTGTTCCGCACACATACACGTCGACCGGGGCGGTTTTAAAATACACGGCGATAGTTGCGTCCGCCGCTACCGCGTGGCTGTACGTTGCGTTCGTTCCTGCCGCGGCAATATCGGTACCGCCTGCCGTCCATTTTTCCACCGCGTAGTATTCGTTTGCGGGCGTTGCGGTAAACTCAACTGTTTTACCCTCTTCCACCAAGTCTCCCGTGTGGATTTCGGTGCCGTCGACTGTCGCTTTGAGCGTGCCGCCCGTGCCGTCCACTCTGAACGTTACGGCATGTTTCGGAGTGGGCACTGGCGGTGTCGGCTTACTTCCGCCCGCATTGTTCGAGCAGGTAGTAAAAAGTAACGATGCCGCAAGAACGACAAGTACTGTAAGCGCGGCGACGACAGGGTTTTTCGGCTTTGCGGAACACGCAGCCGACTTAGAGGAGGTTTGTCTTACCCCCCCCCCCCGTACACTTTTGTACACAGTCTCAAACAGTTCCATAAAAACCTCCTCATAGTTCATACGGCGAGATACCGTACCTGATATACATTATAATGTACCTTTGAGCAAAAAACAAATTTTTTAGTTGAATATTGAGTTTTCCGGATTTACCTGTTTGAGTTCAGTCCGACTTTGTTTTCAAAACGGCTAAAAAGGCGCTTTGCGGCAGTTCCACATCGCCGACCATTTTCATGCGCTTTTTACCTTCTTTTTGCTTTTCGAGCAGTTTGCGCTTGCGCGTAACATCTCCGCCGTAGCATTTTGCAAGCACGTCTTTGCGCAAGGCGTTCACCGTTTCGCGCGCGATGATTTGCCCGCCGATTGCACCCTGAATCGCGATTTTGAATTGGCGGCGGCTGATTTCTTCTTTCAGCTGTTCGCACACGGTACGCGCACGCTCAATGGCGCTTCCCTTAAACACGAGAAGCGACAGGGCGTCCACCTTATTGCCGTTAATCAATATGTCGACCTTTACCAAGTCCGTATCTTTGTAGTTCGTAACTTCGTAGTCGAACGATGCGTAGCCGCGGCTGTAGCTTTTTAAACGGTCGTAAAAGTCGAACAGCACTTCGGCAAGGGGCATTTCGTAGATGATTTCCACGCGCTTTTCGTCCAAATACTGCATGTTCGTCTGCACGCCGCGTTTTTCCGTGCACAGCGCCATAATCGAACCGAGGAATTCGGCAGGCGTTATAATCGACGCTTTTATGTACGGTTCCTGCGCACCGCGGATGGTGCCCGCATCCGGATAATCGGCCGGATTGTCTACAAAAACCTCGCTCCCGTTCGACAAGCTTACCTTGTAGCGCACGGAAGGCGCGGTAAAGATGACCGACTGGCCGAAGTCGCGCTCCAAACGCTCCTGCACTACTTCCAAATGCAGCAAGCCCAAAAAGCCGCAGCGGAAGCCGTGCCCCAAAGCGAGCGACGAATCTTTTTCGTAGGTTAAACTCGCATCGTTCAGTTTAAGCTTTTCCATGCTGTCGCGCAGTTCTTCGTAATCGTTCGTGTCCACCGGATATATCGACGAAAAAACAACGGGCTTTACTTCTTTAAAACCGGGAAGCACCGTGTCGGCCGGATTGTCGGCTAAGGTTACCGTATCGCCTACGCGCACGTCGGAAACGGTTTTTATGCCGGCAATTATATAACCGACATCGCCCTCGTACAAACCGTCGGTTTCTTCCAATTTGATTTTAAAGATGCCGGTGCTTTCCACCTTGTATTCGGAGCGCGAAGCCATAAAGCGGATTGTCTGTCCCGGCTTTATTGATCCGCCGAATATGCGAAGATGAACGACAACACCGCGGTACGGATCGTAGCGGCAGTCGAATACCAAAGCGCGCGTTTTTCCGCTCGGATCGTGAACGGGAGACGGAATGCGCTGTACAATCGCTTCGAACAAATCGTCTACGCCCTGTCCCGTTTTTGCCGACACAAGAACGGCCGATTCGGCATCGAGCCCCAAATCATGTTCTATTTGCTTTTTAACCGAAGGAATGTCGGCTGCCGGCAAATCGATTTTATTGATGACGGGAACTATTTCGAGGTTGTGCTCAAGCGC is a window encoding:
- a CDS encoding TatD family hydrolase — translated: MFSDTHCHLSYLEKRGIDPAAVVRGIALKGMPFVLDAGVEADDVSRRIGFVDERCTCAQSRSLFRFAAGIWPDSQAVENRAEQVETLRSHLADCDDGRLCAIGECGFDRHRLPDDEVDEEGERELFDMQLELAREKDFPVVVHSRDAFEPTIAALRDNPDSTGVIHCYSYGIEEARAFLDAGWYISLAGSVTYAKKTQIHETELLVRFIPSDRLLLETDAPYLAPVPFRGKPNTPLLIEHTYRFVAPLRSVSAEDLARTVLLNARRLFG
- a CDS encoding rhodanese-like domain-containing protein, encoding MKRFEIALKILPLLLLFSAACAFAAGAKGTVMQTKNTFYTISAQEAKKRMDSGRPVVIVDVRTKSEYDEDHIPNAVLIPNETIGSERPAALPDLNAEILVYCRSGARSRAASQKLANLGYTAIYNFGGITDWPYETVKTAR
- a CDS encoding AGE family epimerase/isomerase; the protein is MRNTIEEFNPKKLIPLYRRSLTDSVLPFWLKYGMDPVHGGIYTGLDRDGNILETDKSVWFQGRALWTFAQAYMATSSYGEKHPEYLDACRSLADFIEKYCTDGSDGRMYFRLTKDGKPVIKRLRYFFSEAFAVIGFASYGRASGKKEYVQKAFDLLKKIERIRTQPGLLIPKFDQTNARSRGFGVPMILLNTAAELRAAVRHFNMDGEAFCTEYMDALLNEIKTYFIRPDLKAVLEQCASDGSVQRDHFEGRLLNPGHAIEGAWFMMKEGLERGDTELQKLGVDMFDWMWERGWDKKYGGIIYFRDIDNKSLSEYWQDMKFWWPQNEAVIASLYAYTITGRKKYKDRFVCAHNYFHERFPDAKYGECYGYFHRDGTLATPLKGNMYKGPFHIPRMYMEGAALLEKLNKKTEKQSV
- a CDS encoding Rpn family recombination-promoting nuclease/putative transposase, with protein sequence MRKHFDDLTIADDFMFCKIMQDESICKQFLEMILSDKIGKIVYLSPQNSVTTGIEAKSVRLDILVKDEAGKSYDIEMQVSNEYNLPKRMRYYQATIDIAFLDKGAHYKALNDSYIIFMCLFDAIGNDKPLYTFENICLEDRQTPLRDGTKKVIINAQAFRKAEDAELKGFLEYVKKGTVNTEYTGRIETMIQAVKHNEQARQEYRFMSGFEMDAREEGRNEGIAQGIQQGFADGAYQTKLETAKLMRAHNYSITEICEMTGLSKEEVEAIN
- the lepA gene encoding translation elongation factor 4; the protein is MIDLQQKRNFCIVAHIDHGKSTLSDRLIQKARIIDDRQFQNQILDNMDIERERGITIKSQAVTIPYTAKDGKTYELNFVDTPGHVDFSYEVSRAIASCEGALLLVDASQGVESQTLSNMYLALEHNLEIVPVINKIDLPAADIPSVKKQIEHDLGLDAESAVLVSAKTGQGVDDLFEAIVQRIPSPVHDPSGKTRALVFDCRYDPYRGVVVHLRIFGGSIKPGQTIRFMASRSEYKVESTGIFKIKLEETDGLYEGDVGYIIAGIKTVSDVRVGDTVTLADNPADTVLPGFKEVKPVVFSSIYPVDTNDYEELRDSMEKLKLNDASLTYEKDSSLALGHGFRCGFLGLLHLEVVQERLERDFGQSVIFTAPSVRYKVSLSNGSEVFVDNPADYPDAGTIRGAQEPYIKASIITPAEFLGSIMALCTEKRGVQTNMQYLDEKRVEIIYEMPLAEVLFDFYDRLKSYSRGYASFDYEVTNYKDTDLVKVDILINGNKVDALSLLVFKGSAIERARTVCEQLKEEISRRQFKIAIQGAIGGQIIARETVNALRKDVLAKCYGGDVTRKRKLLEKQKEGKKRMKMVGDVELPQSAFLAVLKTKSD